The Periophthalmus magnuspinnatus isolate fPerMag1 chromosome 12, fPerMag1.2.pri, whole genome shotgun sequence region GCCTTCTTCACGGTCTCCTCGTCTCCCAGGAAAGACATGGGTTTGACGGGCTTGAGGTCGGCATCCAGTTCGTACACGATGGGGATTCCAGTGGGAAGGTTGAGCTCCATGATGGCTGCGTCGGACATACCTGCGGAAGAGGACCACAAGTCAGACAGGTGTGTGATGGGCAGACAGAGCAAATGTAACTAGCATTTGGAGCTGTCAGGCAGTGGGAAGaagtaatacaaatacaatacaaaaatagtcaaaagtaaaagtatcacatgaaaaatcaacttaagtaccagtttaaaaatccacttgaagagtaaaaattaaaagtattttgaacatatttttcaggtgttataaggcttcaaatgtagtgattttgataaagatttgtgttgcattttgttcaaCTGAACAAATTGAATTGATTGTTTTCTTTTAGCTgtttctttttatatatttttgtttgctcaaactacaaacgtgttaaaaatgaactcctcaggcttttcagcaggtctcacacaataataaatataatttacttttcagtccagtaaaaaatgtagtggagttgcAAGTACAGATACGTTCTCTCAAATTTAGTGAAGTTAAAGTACaaagtatccattttaaaatctacttaagcaaagtacaaatacctacaatttgtacttaagaacagtactttactaattttatacttcattacattcTAAATAGATGGCATTATCACAGTATTTGTACTAAGCCATCATATGTACGGTATATACCGTAACTTACCAAAAGTTATATAattattacaataaaacaattggttgtataaaaaatgttttctatgttaaatacaaatgcattagtcttatgtaacgcttttccagatgctcaatgTCACTTTACAACTCCATGCATTATTCATACCAAAGTCTGTAGCAGTAAACTCtgtactattgtagccacagctgccctggggtagactgatagaagcgaggctgccaatcttccccgtcagcccctctgaccaccaccaacactcactttCCCATCATTCATGCACCcaatgtatgaatgtggtgtaagTGAGTGATTGAGGGTTAATgaacattacacacatttttatatgcgTATCTGAGAAAGCTCTATATAAGAATAATAATGCATGAAGACTATGTACGCCttcctttttgtgtgtgtgcagctaACATGGATTCACACTGAAACACcaacttattgtattttttgcacAGATTGCGTTCAATTTGAAAAATATTACTGCAACTTTTTCTATGCACCGTCTTGGTCACCACATTAATGTAGAGGTATTTCTATGTTGAATCACTGTAATCTAGCTTTATGAATGGCATTTCCTCTTGCCCTTTAGATGGTATCACTGAACGTGTCCATGTCCGACCACTCTGTCAAGAGCACACAACCTTTCTTCATAAAGGTCATCACTGTAACTGGAACCACCTCATGACTGTCTGCCCTGTCCCTGAGCTCCACAGGCCGCTGGGCTATTTATATGCACCATAATCACTGTTTGTATGCATGGGGCAAATCTCTCacaattatttgtttattttcgcAGACATTTTTAGAGTGTTTAAAGTACCTTCCAAGTGCTTTACAATGCCGCGGAGACTGTTGCCATGGGCAGCGATGATTACGTTTTTCCCAGCTTTGATTTCAGGAGCGATGACTTCGTTCCAGAAGGGCAAGGCGCGCGCAATGGTGTCCTTGAGGGATTCACAAGTGGGCAGTTCACCAGCCTTTAGGCCCTTGTAGCGACGTGACTAagggaaaaacaaaacttattCATTGTGTTGTaggcaaaacatttttaacacatataAAATAACTGCATGTATGAGCCATATGCAACTACATGTTGTGTATAGATCACTAGCTCCTGTAAACAAAAACCTCagcttcagttcagttttatgaatcaaaaacatgaattgcaTGTTAATACATTGCCTATATTATGCACATTCTCTTTTCCAGCTTTACCTCACTGATGATTTTGTGGTACGGATGGTCCTTGTCcatgggaggaggagggatatCAAACGAACGCCTCCAGATcttcacctgctcctctccGTGTTTCGCTGCAGTCTCCGCCTTGTTGAGCCCAGTGAGGCCACCATAGTGACGCTCATTCAAGCGCCAGGTACG contains the following coding sequences:
- the pgam2 gene encoding phosphoglycerate mutase 2 — encoded protein: MYTAIKRLACGLGLTVGRPVCVGSLKRLRENTTNMTAVHRLVIVRHGESQWNQENRFCGWFDADLSEKGVEEAKRGAQAIKEAGMKFDICYTSVLKRAIMTLWTIMEGTDQMWLPVIRTWRLNERHYGGLTGLNKAETAAKHGEEQVKIWRRSFDIPPPPMDKDHPYHKIISESRRYKGLKAGELPTCESLKDTIARALPFWNEVIAPEIKAGKNVIIAAHGNSLRGIVKHLEGMSDAAIMELNLPTGIPIVYELDADLKPVKPMSFLGDEETVKKAMEAVAAQGKVKK